The following coding sequences lie in one Miscanthus floridulus cultivar M001 chromosome 9, ASM1932011v1, whole genome shotgun sequence genomic window:
- the LOC136481795 gene encoding WAT1-related protein At5g64700-like: MVDEEAGGFSAAARAPPEEMAAWKAPAAMVLVQLFNTGMVLLSKVAIGHGMFVLALLTYRSLFGAAIILPIALLRERGKWKEMDWHAAGWIFLNAFIGYAIPMSLFYYGLHDTTASYATIFLNLVPLTTFILSFVFRMEALRIMSMSGSLKIAGVVVSVRGTMIISLYKGKILHLWNPVLHHHNKEPVDAASHHQLRGTILLAGSSFTLACWYLIQSKVLKVYPYKYWSSMTTCLVGGLQTALAGVIFRRDNNAWKIGWDINLLTIIYSGALATALKYSMNSWAVSKKGPSYPPMFSPLSVVFAVVLGSIFIGEDITVGSLIGTVLVIVGTYIFLWAKANERLEK; encoded by the exons ATGGTGGACGAAGAGGCGGGCGGCTTTAGCGCGGCGGCGCGGGCACCGCCGGAGGAGATGGCGGCGTGGAAGGCGCCGGCCGCGATGGTGCTGGTGCAGCTGTTCAACACGGGCATGGTGCTGCTGTCCAAGGTGGCCATCGGCCACGGCATGTTCGTCTTGGCGCTCCTCACCTACCGCAGCCTCTTCGGCGCCGCCATCATCCTCCCCATCGCGCTCCTCCGAGAGAG GGGCAAGTGGAAAGAGATGGACTGGCACGCCGCTGGATGGATCTTCCTTAATGCGTTCATCGG ATATGCCATACCAATGAGCCTATTCTACTATGGCCTTCATGACACAACGGCGTCATATGCTACTATATTCCTCAACTTAGTTCCGTTGACAACCTTCATACTCTCCTTCGTGTTCAG GATGGAGGCATTGCGAATCATGAGCATGTCGGGATCGCTTAAGATTGCAGGAGTTGTGGTATCCGTCAGGGGCACAATGATCATCAGCCTATACAAGGGAAAGATTCTGCATCTATGGAACCCTGTTCTTCACCATCACAACAAAGAGCCTGTGGATGCTGCAAGCCATCATCAGCTACGTGGAACAATCTTGTTGGCAGGCAGCAGCTTCACGCTTGCTTGCTGGTACCTAATTCAG TCGAAGGTTCTGAAGGTATATCCGTACAAATACTGGTCATCCATGACTACGTGCTTGGTTGGAGGGCTTCAGACAGCACTTGCTGGAGTCATATTTAGGAGGGACAACAACGCCTGGAAGATTGGATGGGATATAAACCTTCTGACCATCATTTACTCA GGGGCACTTGCAACGGCACTTAAATACAGCATGAACTCGTGGGCTGTATCTAAGAAAGGCCCATCATACCCTCCAATGTTCAGCCCATTGTCTGTGGTGTTCGCTGTTGTGCTGGGCTCCATCTTCATCGGCGAGGACATCACCGTTGGAAG CCTCATTGGGACGGTTCTGGTGATTGTTGGGACCTACATCTTCCTTTGGGCCAAAGCAAATGAGCGACTTGAAAAGTGA